In the Malassezia vespertilionis chromosome 1, complete sequence genome, one interval contains:
- the SKI2 gene encoding Antiviral helicase ski2 (COG:A; EggNog:ENOG503NUCU) → MSLRPYERWDESLDELLRDFALVPEEDSVKCREEIKAKFLTPKWDLDNAWLAQAQLHWDREPDYENMLSMDPAPSTTSLQFIRSGLRGDVVGYREVISTDAIPELHDGEKLNMSMQRPVGNTGSYVRGASDAVPFKPGGLEDDAVNQHGAHDVGEEPTNLRSVPPGFKHGLLDDMQDDGSWNLNDSVAPLHESGSTDHTVITATADGLYRLPEEARAPESEDAVVDELLPVESIPRMFHGVQVQPHQEKREWAHAVDATRQMTNFDTLVPYMAHQFPFELDTFQKQAVYHLERNESIFVAAHTSAGKTVVAEYAIALAMKHLTRCIYTSPIKALSNQKFREFKHTFGADNVGILTGDVQINPEAPCLIMTTEILRSMLYRGADLIRDVEFVIFDEVHYVNDQERGVVWEEVIILLPSHVNIVLLSATVPNTMEFAGWVGRTKKKDVYVISTRKRPVPLEHFLYAGKNLHKVVDASGRFLSSGVSTATDAMKSKQHLNDAPGTRGKAPVRGRSGTGRGARGGGIRRPMNQFHDKSLWVNLIGVLRKNDLLPVVVFVFSKKKCEEYADSLPKTDLCSSKEKSEVHVIIERSLTRLKKVDHDLPQILRTRDILSRGIGVHHGGLLPIMKELVEILFQRGLVKVLFATETFAMGVNMPARSVVFSGTRKHDGTAFRELLPGEYTQMSGRAGRRGLDATGVVIVIPPDDGIDINMLNKMMLGQSSKLQSQFRITYSMVLNLLRVEALKVEEMIKRSFSENSTQRLLPEQQKKLRDIETRLGALEVELKSCTIPLLDLERLYDASNSAVNRSETLIALAYHHSQGSKYLGTGRVVLLRDGFFNFTPAFIVRQVVGEHFLVLAAMAPDERRAKPVRTDLVTPMWVSVELVNKMQTKDLVTEMREVPLSSILFVTTYVETINAAAIYSRRASALRQALEQLRPVMDTMHAQLLEAGPNAAVAVTQFEADWAKLRRLDFQEAKQARDLVFQELIPLQAVIQAPHFLREYQLMHRRKGLEHQIACISASLSDQNLDLLPDYHQRVDVLKALRFIDPVAETVLLKGRVACEIKSANELILTELILDNTFIEYEPEEIAALLSVFHFHDKSSEEPKLPLRLAQGYEQIVEVADRVSAVQTANQLAAEDDANSLKTGLMLVVYEWAKGTSFNDIMHLTSVGEGIIVRSITRLDETFREIRDASRVIGDMDLFQKMETCQQIIRYVSTTC, encoded by the coding sequence ATGAGTCTGCGTCCGTACGAGCGATGGGACGAGTCCCTCGACGAATTACTACGCGACTTTGCACTTGTTCCTGAAGAAGACAGCGTCAAGTGTCGCGAGGAAATCAAGGCCAAGTTTCTCACTCCAAAATGGGATTTGGACAACGCATGGCTagcacaggcgcagctACATTGGGATCGTGAGCCGGACTATGAAAATATGCTTTCTATGGATCCAGCTCCAAGCACAACCTCTTTACAATTTATCCGCTCTGGGTTGCGCGGCGATGTTGTTGGGTACCGCGAGGTGATCTCCACCGATGCCATTCCTGAGCTGCACGACGGCGAGAAACTAAACATgtccatgcagcgcccTGTAGGGAATACAGGGTCTTACGTACGTGGTGCTTCCGATGCGGTACCTTTCAAACCCGGAGGTCTTGAGGACGATGCCGTGAACCAGCATGGAGCGCATGACGTGGGCGAAGAACCGACAAATTTACGCAGCGTTCCCCCTGGATTTAAGCATGGTCTCCTAGACGATATGCAAGACGATGGATCTTGGAATTTGAATGATAGCGTTGCACCACTGCACGAAAGCGGCTCTACGGACCACACTGTCATTACCGCTACCGCCGATGGCCTCTACCGCCTGCCcgaagaagcgcgtgcgccggaGAGTGAGGACGCTGTGGTAGACGAGTTACTTCCCGTCGAATCTATTCCGCGCATGTTTCACGGTGTTCAGGTTCAGCCTCACCAGGAGAAACGCGAGTGGGCACATGCGGTCGACGCGACCAGGCAAATGACGAATTTCGACACACTCGTCCCCTACATGGCGCATCAGTTTCCCTTTGAGCTGGACACATTCCAAAAACAGGCTGTGTACCATCTGGAGCGCAATGAATCCATTTTTGTCGCCGCACATACCTCGGCGGGCAAGACCGTCGTGGCTGAATATGCCATTGCCTTGGCGATGAAACACTTGACGCGCTGTATTTACACCTCGCCTATCAAAGCGCTTTCGAACCAAAAATTCCGTGAGTTTAAGCACACATTTGGCGCGGACAATGTAGGCATTCTCACCGGCGATGTGCAAATCAACCCCGAAGCGCCGTGTCTGATCATGACCACGGAAATTCTGCGAAGCATGCTgtaccgcggcgccgaTTTAATCCGCGACGTTGAGTTTGTAATTTTTGACGAAGTGCACTATGTCAATGACCAGGAGCGTGGTGTGGTATGGGAAGAGGTGATCATCCTTCTTCCTTCGCACGTGAATATTGTACTGCTTTCCGCAACCGTGCCCAACACGATGGAGTTTGCGGGGTGGGTTGGCCGCACAAAAAAGAAGGATGTGTATGTGATTTCCACACGCAAACGCCCAGTGCCACTCGAGCACTTTTTGTACGCGGGCAAAAACTTGCACAAGGTTGTGGACGCCAGCGGCCGTTTTCTCTCTAGTGGCGTTAGCACTGCGACGGACGCTATGAAATCTAAGCAGCATCTGAACGACGCACCAGGTACGCGTGGAAAAGCTCCCGTCCGGGGCCGTAGCGGCACAGGTCGAGGCGCACGCGGTGGCGGAATACGGCGTCCCATGAACCAGTTTCACGACAAGTCTTTGTGGGTCAATCTTATAggtgtgctgcgcaaaaatgACTTACTACCCGTCGTGGTCTTTGTCTTTTCCAAGAAGAAATGCGAAGAGTACGCGGATAGTTTGCCCAAAACGGATctgtgctcgagcaagGAAAAGAGCGAGGTGCATGTTATTATTGAACGAAGCCTCACGCGCTTGAAAAAGGTGGATCACGACCTGCCGCAgattttgcgcacgcgcgacaTTCTGAGTCGAGGCATTGGTGTCCACCACGGTGGTCTGCTCCCAATTATGAAAGAGCTCGTCGAGATTCTATTTCAGCGCGGGCTGGTCAAAGTTCTCTTTGCGACCGAAACGTTTGCAATGGGAGTCAACATGCCGGCGCGCTCAGTTGTCTTTAGCGGGACGAGGAAGCACGACGGCACTGCTTTCCGCGAGCTGCTACCGGGCGAATATACGCAAATGTCAGGTCGTGCAGGACGTCGTGGCTTGGACGCTACCGGCGTTGTGATCGTCATTCCTCCCGACGATGGCATTGACATCAATATGCTCAACAAAATGATGCTCGGCCAATCGAGCAAACTCCAGTCGCAGTTCCGCATTACGTACAGCATGGTGCTCAACCTCTTGCGCGTCGAGGCACTCAAAGTCGAGGAAATGATTAAGCGTTCCTTTTCCGAAAATTCTacgcagcgcttgctccCCGAGCAGCAGAAAAAACTGCGCGACATCGAGACACGCCTTGGTGCGCTGGAGGTGGAGCTGAAATCGTGCACGATTCccttgctcgacttggagCGCTTGTACGACGCATCTAACAGTGCTGTGAATAGGAGCGAAACGCTCATTGCACTTGCCTACCATCATTCACAGGGCAGCAAATATTTGGGCACTGGCCGCGTtgtgcttttgcgcgacggTTTCTTCAACTTTACGCCAGCCTTTATTGTACGCCAAGTCGTCGGCGAGCACTTTTTGGTGCTTGCTGCCATGGCGCCAGAcgagcgacgcgcgaaaCCTGTGCGCACTGACCTCGTCACCCCCATGTGGGTATCCGTGGAGCTGGTAAACAAGATGCAGACAAAAGACCTCGTCACAGAGATGCGCGAAGTGCCACTTTCCAGTATTTTGTTTGTGACAACGTATGTCGAGACAATCAATGCAGCTGCCATCTATTCACGCCGTGCctctgcgctgcgccaagcgctggagcagctgcgcccGGTGATGGACAcgatgcatgcacagctgctCGAAGCGGGACCTAACGCAGCCGTTGCCGTGACGCAATTTGAGGCCGACTGGGCgaagctgcggcgcctcgACTTTCAAGAAGCCAAACAGGCGCGCGATCTTGTTTTCCAAGAGCTCATTCCCTTGCAAGCAGTGATCCAAGCGCCTCATTTTCTGCGCGAATACCAGCTGATGCACCGGCGCAAAGGCTTGGAGCACCAAATTGCGTGCATCAGCGCAAGCCTCTCGGATCAGAATCTGGACTTGCTGCCCGACTACCACCAACGTGTGGATGTGCTCAAAGCGCTGCGGTTTATTGATCCTGTTGCAGAAACGGTTCTGCTTAAAGGACGCGTTGCGTGCGAGATTAAGAGTGCGAATGAGCTGATTCTCACCGAGCTCATCCTGGACAATACATTCATTGAGTACGAACCCGAAGAGATTGCTGCACTCCTGAGTGTGTTTCATTTTCACGACAAGTCGTCCGAAGAGCCCAAGCTTCCTCTGCGGCTTGCACAGGGCTACGAACAGATCGTCGAGGTGGCCGACCGCGTGTCGGCTGTGCAGACCGCGAATCAACTTGCCGCGGAAGACGACGCCAACTCACTCAAGACCGGGCTTATGTTGGTCGTGTATGAATGGGCCAAAGGCACCAGCTTTAACGATATTATGCATCTGACCAGCGTTGGCGAAGGTATCAttgtgcgcagcatcac
- a CDS encoding uncharacterized protein (COG:S; EggNog:ENOG503P921) — MTELDEIFSSLGSKRSMSETSTNETIQQTKRAKTTEEKKQKKKTTKKSKNDTAKDTFDGAPQVAEKAGSTLKQRAPAVVHDMSSATTVSQPKLLSKKSLTEEDAEFADSRGKERTWGYILITGKMTTEGFRVYTEDELKLNQGGDTPHCPFDCDCCF, encoded by the exons ATGACGGAGCTCGACGAAATTTTTTCGTCACTCGGAAGCAAGCGTAGCATGTCTGAGACTAGCACAAACGAAACAATACAACAAACAAAACGTGCCAAGACGACCGAAGAAAAAAagcagaagaagaagaCAACGAAGAAGTCGAAAAATGACACCGCAAAGGACACTTTCGACGGGGCCCCGCAGGTAGCGGAAAAAGCGGGAAGCACACtaaagcagcgcgctccagcagTTGTGCACGATATGTCCAGTGCCACTACAGTATCACAGCCCAAACTATTGTCCAAGAAGTCGCTTACAGAAGAGGACGCAGAGTTTGCCGActcgcgcggcaaagaACGTACGTGGGGCTACATTCTGATTACAGGGAAAATGACTACAGAAGGATTTCGCGTTTATACTGAGGACGAGTTGAAGCTGAATCAAGGAGGCG ACACACCACATTGTCCTTTCGACTGCGATTGCT GCTTTTGA
- a CDS encoding phosphatidylglycerophosphatase (EggNog:ENOG503P247; BUSCO:EOG09264S4C; COG:S; TransMembrane:1 (o415-435i)): protein MNLPGVWAVLHAALRPGIVRPNLVVPSLTQLDWHKIHASGVRYIIFDKDNCLTRPHEDDLVPELKHSWSECKKVFGAANMLLVSNSAGTCGDPRGLAAESVSAKLGVPVLCHKSKKPSKACALQVIGYLEEQSRRGASAIPRAVVIGDRLFTDVVFSSRIEQCLARNYSRSVPDFQTSTPLCSSVLTSELWARERLGTRLMRKFEQAFLRMLLRVGISPRGGWKDRAPYNAPAWLQTPLQPKPSFTSALRESELDEALGHAILEANASAYMKRMGKLGRGLLWVKQNVHRIPGVSFATGKVKELACIVCDEVFANLQHIRSLTWSTLTGAPSQRHRRTLPMAMRDAAVPPARNIVKKHLDRSGVRMFSTARCVAAQASHERPVPRRLAKAEEPAVPPTPVQHPQMVRTWLGVPTWNWVLALLTVIILPLGFIGGIKLNDLMSNWYTGSVSNEGHSANMQDFVSPAEFEAEQAKMEHESRKTNIDMIQNLEREHFQLRRERHEIQEKLARLEERMGLRGST from the exons ATGAATCTCCCCGGCGTCTGGGCCGTTTTGCATGCGGCACTACGGCCGGGCATTGTGCGCCCAAATCTTGTAGTGCCCT CACTCACACAGCTTGATTGGCACAAGATTCATGCATCCGGTGTCCGCTACATTATATTCGATAAGGACAACTGCCTG ACGCGCCCCCATGAAGACGATCTTGTCCCCGAGCTCAAGCACTCATGGAGTGAATGCAAAAAAGTGTTTGGTGCTGCCAATATGCTGCTTGTAAGTAATTCTGCAGGTACTTGCGGCGATCCGCGTGGGCTTGCAGCAGAGTCGGTGTCTGCCAAGTTGGGCGTACCTGTACTGTGCCATAAATCCAAGAAGCCGTCAAAAGCATGTGCACTTCAAGTCATTGGATACCTTGAGGAAcaatcgcgccgcggcgcgagcgcgatTCCCCGCGCTGTCGTGATTGGCGACCGCCTTTTCACGGATGTGGTATTTTCCAGTCGTATCGAGCAATGTCTCGCGCGAAATTATTCTAGGTCGGTGCCAGACTTCCAAACTTCTACACCCCTTTGCTCGAGTGTGCTCACCTCCGAGTTATGGGCGCGGGAACGACTCGGAACGCGGCTTATGCGCAAGTTTGAGCAAGCATTtctgcgcatgctcctccGCGTAGGAATTTCACCGCGTGGCGGATGGAAGGATCGTGCGCCGTACAATGCACCAGCATGGCTACAAACGCCACTTCAGCCCAAACCGTCGTTCACGTCCGCGCTGCGGGAATCGGAGttggacgaggcgcttggaCATGCAATCCTCGAAGCGAACGCCTCGGCGTACATGAAGCGGATGGGTAAACTTGGCCGGGGCTTACTATGGGTGAAGCAAAATGTGCATCGCATTCCGGGCGTGTCCTTCGCCACCGGCAAGGTCAAGGAACTTGCGTGCATCGTTTGCGACGAGGTCTTTGCGAACCTGCAGCACATACGGTCACTCACATGGTCGACATTGACCGGGGCACCCTCTCAGCGTCATCGTCGTACCTTGCCGATGGCTATGCGCGATGCCGCTGTTCCACCTGCCCGCAACATTGTGAAGAAACATCTCGACCGGTCCGGAGTACGCATGTTTTCCaccgcgcggtgcgtggccgcgcaagcgtcaCATGAGCGCCccgtgccgcggcgcctAGCCAAGGCAGAGGAGCCTGCAGTCCCCCCTACACCCGTACAGCATCCACAAATGGTGCGCACATGGTTGGGCGTGCCCACATGGAACTGGGTCCTGGCCCTGCTCACCGTGATTATTCTGCCACTTGGATTTATCGGTGGAATTAAGCTGAATGATCTTATGAGCAACTGGTACACAGGGTCTGTGTCGAACGAAGGGCACAGTGCAAACATGCAAGACTTTGTATCGCCCGCCGAGTTCGAGGCAGAGCAGGCCAAAATGGAACACGAGTCACGCAAGACTAATATTGATATGATTCAAAA TCTCGAACGTGAGCACTTTCAGCTCcgccgcgagcggcacgagATCCAAGAGAAactcgcgcggctcgaaGAACGCATGGGCCTCCGCGGTAGCACATAG
- the ARC35_1 gene encoding Arp complex subunit (BUSCO:EOG09263EQZ; COG:Z; EggNog:ENOG503NV59), giving the protein MILLGVENRLIRDVLTSWFQTPTAVDQMFTDFDGVSYHLESAKQGPLTLSMDIRCWSELVENGVQDMLRNIYGSWLSASTEDGYSVSLQFDYNTIPAPGPERDALIQSAALLKRNAVAAPFERAFTEQAKLEASYDPASPQATTSTLIPIHYRADEAMYILSAHDRVTVVFSTRFDEETDRIFGKVFLQEFVDARRQPSIQNAPQVLYSSKEPPLEIRGVPGVQKAESTGYVTFVLFPRHFQHPDVRFSTISHIQLFRDYLHYHIKCSKAYMHSRMRHRVAELLKVLNRAKPEYAEKERKTASGRAFRRA; this is encoded by the exons ATGATCTTGCTCGGCGTTGAGAACCGGCTTATCCGAGATGTGCTAACGAGTTGGTTTCAGAC CCCGACCGCTGTGGACCAAATGTTTACCGATTTTGACGGCGTCTCGTACCACTTGGAATCAGCTAAACAAGGCCCACTTACGCTTTCGATGGATATCCGATGCTGGTCCGAGTTGGTTGAGAACGGTGTCCAAGATATGCTGCGCAATATATATGGAAGCTGGCTGAGCGCATCGACAGAGGACGGCTATTCGGTGAGCCTCCAGTTTGACTACAATACCATTCCCGCTCCTGGCC ctgagcgcgacgcacttATCCAGTCTGCGGCCCTGCTGAAGCGAAATGCCGTTGCTGCTCCGTTTGAGCGTGCATTTACAGAGCAGGCAAAGCTTGAGGCGAGCTACGACCCTGCGTCGCCGCAGGCCACCACCAGCACATTGATCCCTATCCACTACCGTGCCGACGAGGCGATGTACATTCTGTCCGCCCATGACAGAGTCACGGTCGTGTTTAGCACACGTTTTGATGAAGAGACGGACCGCATCTTTGGCAAAGTCTTTTTGCAAGAGTTTGTCGATGCGCGTCGCCAGCCCTCGATCcaaaatgcgccgcaggtACTGTATTCGAGCAAGGAGCCCCCCTTGGAGATCCGTGGTGTACCTGGCGTACAGAAAGCCGAGAGCACGGGCTATGTCACCTTTGTTCTCTTTCCGCGCCATTTTCAGCATCCTGACGTGCGCTTCTCCACCATCTCGCACATCCAGCTCTTCCGGGACTACTTGCACTACCATATCAAGTGCTCCAAGGCGTACATGCACAGCCGCATGCGCCACCGTGTCGCCGAGCTCCTCAAAGTACTGAATCGCGCAAAGCCAGAGTACGCGGAGAAGGAGCGCAAGACTGCGAGTGGCCGCGCTTTCCGTCGTGCATAG